One window of the Pieris brassicae chromosome Z, ilPieBrab1.1, whole genome shotgun sequence genome contains the following:
- the LOC123718873 gene encoding Y+L amino acid transporter 2, translated as MAEEKVQMRKQLGLLEGVAIILGIIFGSGIFISPKEVLEKTGSVWGALTVWAACGVLATLGAMSYAELGTALAQSGGDYHYIHEAFGPLPAFLYLWDANIVFVPSTNAIMSVTFANNLLEPIFPNCPIDPLCQKLIAAVTICLLTFINAYDVKFTTRIQNVFMFTKIAALLIIILGGIAWMCQGRLEHFEDGWAGTKTSVSDWSVAFYSGIFSYSGWNYLNFMTEELRDPFVNLPRAIYISLPLVTGIYLLANISYFAVLGPVGVRATEAIAVDFAVVALGWLKWAMPTLVAIAILGGLSVHIMTSSRMCFAGARNGHMPELLAHINVKCMSPMPSLVFLMLISLIMLIPSNLTSLITYCTVVESFFTLLSCSAVLWLRYKKPELVRPIKVSLWMPIIFVAVLLVLMIVPVVSEPVAVIAGALITLAGVPVYLVLVRDQPKYLADVSVKFTHVCQKLFLTAVEEKDE; from the exons ATGGCTGAAGAGAAGGTTCAAATGCGAAAGCAACTCGGTTTGCTTGAGGGAGTGGCTATTATTTTGGGAATTATTTTTGGAAGTGGAATATTTATATCTCCCAAAGAAGTTTTAGAAAAAACTGGATCTGTTTGGGGTGCTTTGACAGTGTGGGCAGCGTGCGGTGTACTTGCAACTCTTGGTGCAATGTCTTATGCCGAATTAG GTACGGCTCTTGCTCAGAGTGGTGGTGACTATCACTATATCCATGAAGCTTTTGGACCATTACcagcttttttatatttgtgggATGCTAATATTGTCTTTGT gCCTAGTACCAATGCCATCATGTCAGTAACATTTGCTAACAATCTTCTGGAACCTATATTTCCCAATTGCCCAATTGATCCACTTTGTCAAAAATTAATAGCAGCAGTAACCATAT GTTTACTAACATTTATCAATGCATATGATGTAAAATTCACAACTCGCAtccaaaatgtatttatgtttacaaaaattgcggcacttttaataattatcctTGGAGGAATAGCGTGGATGTGTCAAG gtAGGTTAGAACATTTTGAAGATGGCTGGGCAGGTACAAAAACCTCTGTTAGTGATTGGTCTGTTGCATTCTACTCTGGAATATTCTCATATTCGGGCTG GAATTACCTTAACTTTATGACAGAAGAACTTCGCGACCCGTTCGTGAATCTACCAAGGGCCATCTACATATCTTTACCGCTTGTTACTGGGATATACCTTTTGGCCAATATTTCTTACTTTGCTGTATTGGGACCAGTCGGAGTTAGAGCAACAGAGGCCATTGCTGTT GATTTCGCAGTAGTGGCTTTGGGGTGGCTAAAATGGGCAATGCCGACATTGGTGGCTATTGCTATTCTCGGTGGCCTTTCCGTACATATCATGACGTCATCACGTATGTGCTTCGCGGGAGCAAGAAATGGGCATATGCCAGAGCTTTTGGCccatataaatgttaaatgtatgtCACCTATGCCTTCACTCGTGTTTTTG atgtTAATATCtctaataatgttaataccGAGCAACTTGACGTCGCTTATTACATATTGTACAGTCGTCGAGTCGTTCTTTACACTATTGAGTTGTAGCGCAGTCCTCTGGCTTAGATACAAGAAACCGGAATTAGTCAGGCCTATAAAg gtaTCTCTTTGGATGCCGATCATATTCGTAGCAGTCCTCCTAGTTTTGATGATAGTTCCTGTTGTGAGTGAGCCGGTTGCTGTAATAGCTGGTGCTTTAATCACGCTCGCTGGTGTACCTGTTTACTTGGTCCTGGTCCGTGATCAACCCAAGTACTTGGCTGATGTTTCTG tgaAATTTACTCATGTCTGTCAGAAATTATTCCTGACTGCAGTTGAAGAAAAGGATGAGTAA
- the LOC123718558 gene encoding uncharacterized protein LOC123718558 has product MNKITLFVFTTIWISKSDASRSHFSNMSHEFTTPRDEIGPMLPDEGFQASTVIAGLMPDSFGEMFNFLDGDSFGIGPMHEFVYGWQAIVNTMSMKNNVEVRKRAGLQRFALAGINGITLISHIGATEIMINGTRTYCFGGVSRPPGRRSVICKGTMYQEGRFSCKVPYLRYPTVLGYRYCIDKYAAVSSLDGTYKTTYCARGESVPKFHYDYICERRDVKIKRVNLTDPNERFNRRNPVVRRAEYYRAPYDILKACPDWYGCNLRISPESLHQDIPIGLLDANGTAFVGHGGKYWLSLYYTQLSTYAIYFQAHGEYPWQSNRPVVSIDKGGIWEQLLKANIGPDMNLHYNLNGIYNRYPGGVVMPDIMRNEGQVQPANFRTETRDGAPEEIILNSHLPADSSGGDGSYKFIHDSQIQANFEHGKNLK; this is encoded by the exons atgaataaaataacattgtttGTATTCACCACAATATGGATTTCGAAG AGCGATGCCTCTCGATCACACTTCAGCAACATGTCACATGAATTTACCACCCCGAGGGATGAAATAGGACCGATGCTTCCCGATGAAGGTTTTCAGGCTTCCACGGTAATCGCGGGGCTTATGCCAGATTCATTTGGGgaaatgtttaatttcctgGATGGAGACAGTTTTGGCATTG GACCGATGCACGAGTTCGTCTACGGATGGCAAGCGATAGTGAATACAATGAGTATGAAGAATAACGTTGAAGTTCGCAAACGAGCTGGATTGCAAAGATTTGCTTTGGCGGGTATTAATGGGATCACTTTGATTTCACATATCGGTGCAACGGAGATTATGATAAATGGCACTAGAACATACTGTTTTGGCGGTGTTTCGAGGCCTCCAGGGCGCAGGAGTGTTATTTGTAAG GGTACAATGTATCAAGAAGGGCGGTTTTCATGTAAAGTGCCGTATCTACGATACCCCACCGTGTTAGGATACAGATATTGTATCGACAAGTACGCCGCTGTGAGCTCACTAGATGGAACCTACAAAA CAACATATTGTGCGCGTGGTGAATCAGTACCGAAATTTCACTACGACTACATCTGCGAACGGAGGGATGTCAAAATAAAGCGCGTCAACCTCACGGATCCAAATGAGAGATTCAATCGACGCAACCCGGTGGTGAGAAGGGCTGAGTACTACCGGGCGCCATACGATATACTTAAAGCGTGCCCTGATTg GTATGGCTGTAACCTTCGAATATCACCAGAATCCCTTCATCAGGATATTCCAATTGGACTGTTGGACGCAAATGGGACCGCTTTTGTGGGGCATGGTGGAAAATATTGGCTATCACTATATTACACTCAG ttaTCAACATATGCAATATACTTCCAAGCACACGGTGAATACCCTTGGCAGTCCAATAGACCAGTTGTTTCTATAGACAAAG GTGGCATCTGGGAACAGCTACTCAAAGCAAACATTGGTCCAGACATGAATTTACACTACAACCTTAATGGTATTTACAATAGATATCCAGGAGGTGTGGTTATGCCCGACATAATGAGGAATGAAGGACAG gttCAGCCAGCGAATTTCAGAACTGAGACACGAGATGGTGCACCCGAAGAAATCATTTTGAACTCGCATCTCCCAGCAGATAGCTCtg GGGGAGACGGTAGTTACAAGTTTATCCACGATTCACAGATACAAGCAAATTTTGAACATggaaagaatttaaaataa